The genomic window GATCTTCCCCTATCCCGCCGTCGACGATCCTGACGACCGGCTCCTCGTGTCCGGCGTCGACGTCGTCGTGACCATGGGCGAGAACACGCCGCATAAGGAAGAGGCGCTCCGCTTCATCGACTACCTCTTCGAGGTCGGTGTCATCGAGGACTTCGCCGCATCGCAGAACATGGTGCCGTCCGTCCAAGGCGCCGAGATCAGCGACGATCCCTCGCTGCAGTCGGTCAAGCCGTACTTCGACGAAGGGCGGATCACCGGTTTCATCGACCACCAGATCCCGCCGAGCATCCCGCTCGCCGCGATCGACCAGCAGTTCCTCTTCAGCGGCGACGCGCAGGCGGCGCTCGCCACTCTCGACAGCGAGTGGGCCAAGGTGGCCGCCCGAACGATCCCCGTGAACGGAGACTGACATGACGACCATGACAGAGGCCGTGCGCGCCTCGTCCACCGGAGGCACCGCGAGGAAGCGGGCCAGCCGGACGCGGAGCGACGCGAGTCGGGCGATGCCCGCGTTCTACTGGATGGTGTGGCCCGCGGTCATCGCGTTCGCCCTCTTCCACACGCTGCCGGTGGTGATCGGCATCTTCTTCAGCTTCACGAACTACGCCGGCTACGGCGACTGGAACTTCATCGGGCTGTCGAACTACATCAATCTCTTCAAAGACAGCAGGGTGCTGCAGGCCTACGGATTCTCGTTCCTGTTCGCGATCGTCGCGACGATCCTCACGAACGCGATCTCTCTCGCGATCGCGCTCGGGCTGAACGCCAAGATCAAGGCGAGGAACTTCTGGCGGGGCGTGTACTTCGTCCCCTACATCCTGGCGATCCTGGTCATCGGCTACGTGTTCCAGTTCTTCTTCTCGAACTCGCTGCCGAAGATCCTCGCCGGGATCCCCCTGTTCGCGGACAACATCCTCACCAACGAAACCTGGGCGTGGACCGCGATCGTCGCCCTCGCCGTATGGCAGGCGTGCGCGTTCGCGATCATCATCTACCTGTCGGGACTGCAGACGATCCCCACCGAGCTGTACGAAGCGGCATCCCTCGACGGCGCGAGCCCCTGGCGCCAGTTCAGCTCCATCACCTTCCCGCTCATCGGCGCGTTCTTCACGATCAACGTCGTCCTGAGCCTCAAGGGCTTCCTCCAGGTG from Microbacterium sulfonylureivorans includes these protein-coding regions:
- a CDS encoding carbohydrate ABC transporter permease, which produces MTTMTEAVRASSTGGTARKRASRTRSDASRAMPAFYWMVWPAVIAFALFHTLPVVIGIFFSFTNYAGYGDWNFIGLSNYINLFKDSRVLQAYGFSFLFAIVATILTNAISLAIALGLNAKIKARNFWRGVYFVPYILAILVIGYVFQFFFSNSLPKILAGIPLFADNILTNETWAWTAIVALAVWQACAFAIIIYLSGLQTIPTELYEAASLDGASPWRQFSSITFPLIGAFFTINVVLSLKGFLQVFDPIVALTNGGPGTATESVTLLIFRGGFSGGEFAYQTANAVIFFIVITIVSLFQFRVLQRREADF